The following is a genomic window from Deinococcus sp. Leaf326.
CCGACCTGCGTGAGGAGCCCCAAGCGCTGAAACTGCCGGACCCGGTACATCATCCCCTCGGTACTGACCCCCACCTCCCGAGCGGCCTGCGCGGTCCCCAACGTCCGGCCCAGGAAGGGCTCGAGATGCCGTACGGCTTGCGGATCACTGAGCAGTGCCGCCTGTTCCGGTGTCGTGACCTCAAACCACTCACCCGCATATGAACCCAAAATGGTGTGGGGCATTTTAGGCAGCCTAACCTGAACGCTAGGGCATGGCTTCAGAACCTCCATCTGCCCGACTTCCGCTCCCCTTCTGGACCTATCTCAGCGGACTCACGATGACCGCCCTGGGGGACGCGACCGTTTCCATTGCCGTCCCGTTCCTGGCCCTCGCGAGTTCGCCGGACGCTCCCACTCAGGCGGTGGGGAGCGTGGTCCTGGCCGGCAGTCTGCCCCGCTTCCTCGGCCCCGTCTTGGGTTCGGTGGCTGACCGCGTCTCACCCCGTCCCTTGCTGCTCCTGACCTCCCTTCTCCGGGCGGCCACAGTGGGCGGGCTGGCGGTGCTGGCTCTTGGGGGAGCCGTCCCTCTGACTCTGCTGCTCTTAGGGGCCTTCCTCAATGGTCTTCTGACCACCCTGGCATACACCGCAGGCAGTACCTTCATTCCCCGCCTGGTCGACCCTATGCAGCTGACTCGGGCCAACAGCTTGAACAGCGGCGCCATGATGGGTGTCCCACTGGTGGGTTACGGCTTGGGAGGAAGCCTGCTGCACCTCTCTGGGCAGGCGGGCACGTTAGGGCTCAGTGCACTGTTCCTCCTGGGACTGGCGCTAGCCGCACCCGCTCTTCCCCGCATGCCGGCTGCGCAGCAGGGAGCACCGATGCGTCCTCTGGCCGATCTCCGGGAGGGGTGGCGTGTCCTGCGGACGTCACGCCAGCTGCTGGCCATGCTCGCGTTGAGTTTCACGCTCAATCTGGCCATGAGTCTGATCAATGTGCGCGCACCGGTTCACATGCAGCGTCTGGGACATGGGGCGGCCGATTATGCGGTGTTCGAGATGCTTCTTGCTGGTGGCGTGCTCTTGGGCATCCTGCTGGTCACCCCTCTGGAGCGGCGGTGGTCCCTGGACATGCTGATGGGGTGGGGACGTTGGGTGCTGACGCTGGGCACAGCGGGGTTGGTCTGGCCCGCTGTAGGGGTCTGGTGGAGTGCCGCGCTGGTCTTCGGCGTGGGCCTGGGCCTGCTGGAGGTTGCGGCGGTGACYCGCTCGCAACACTTGGTCCCTCTGGTGCTGCGCGGCCGAGTGATCGGCACCCTTCTGGCCCTCAATGCCGTGGGACTGAGTCTGGGTGCCACACTCGCCGCCTGGCCGGTAGCTACCCCCTGGCTGATGGCTGGGCTGAGTGGCACCCTCCTGCTGCTGGCCCTGAGCTGGCCCTATGCGGTACAGAGATCAGGCGACACACAGCTCCAGGCCTGAGATACCTAGAACGCTTGGACTCCTTGGAGGCTGCCAAGATCGGGCTTGAAATTGGTTTCACCAAGTTCGTATANTATGCGGTACAGAGATCAGGCGACACACAGCTCCAGGCCTGAGATACCTAGAACGCTTGGACTCCTTGGAGGCTGCCAAGATCGGGCTTGAAATTGGTTTCACCAAGTTCGTATAGAGCAGAATAGAAGGGAGAATGCTGAGGGTGACCCTGGAAGTAACGGGCACGAACCCTCTGACGTTCAGCCCTCCAACATTAGCAAGGAGACGGCCCATGAAGCTTCTGCTCACTTCCGGCGGCATCACCAACGCAAGCATCAAGGACGCCCTGGTCGGCATGCTTGGCAAACCGATCGCTGATTCCAGTGCTTTGTGCATCCCGACAGCACAGTGGGGTCACCCGATGTGCGGCCCAGCCTCCGTACGGCGTTTCGTCACTGACCAGACCCCAGCAACGATGTGTGGCCTGGGATGGAAATCGGTTGGCGTCCTCGAATTGACCGCGCTCCCAAGCATCGGCCGAGAGCGGTGGATGCTGTGGGTCCAGGCAACGGATGTGCTGCTCGTGGATGGCGGTGACGCAACTTACCTGAGTTACTGGATGCGGGAATCTGGACTGGCAGAACTCTTGCCTTCGCTGCCCGGGACTGTCTGGGTGGGGCTCATTGCAGGGAGCATGGTGATGACACCTCGGATCGGTGTCGACTTTGTCGAATGGCCGTCCGCACCCGACGACTGCACACTCGGAATCGTCGACTTCGCGATTTTTCCGCACTTGGATCACCCGGACCTTCCTTGGAACACGATGGCCTCGGCCACACGGTGGGCGGCTGGAATGGCGGCGCCGTGTTACGCGATCGATGACCAGACCGCCATCAAAGTGGTGGACGGGACCATCGAAGTGCTTTCCGAAGGCCAGTGGAACCGGTTGACCCCCTAGAGTCTGCCAAGCAACTTAGGCAAAAGTGTCTTGAAGTTGCTGCACAGCAGAAGGCAAGCCCGATCAGTGTCGATGGTACGCGGTACGCCATCCCAGCACCAGGTCTCGCTCCCCGCTGTCGTCGGCACCCCCCTACGCCACACGCAGCACCTTCTTTGAGGTACGGCATACGCCTCGCCAGGCTGCACCATGCCTGTCACGTCCCCATCTGCTCTGTGCGGACCTTTGTCTGGAGCCGCACTCCATGACAGTTGCCACAACGCCGTCAAGGGGTATGGGTGGCTGCCGTTGGTGACGTGGCGGATGACGTTTCTGATAAGCCCTGGGCGGCAACCACGGATTGAAAGTCTCGCCTGGACTGCGCGACCTGCCCGTGGTACTTCTCAGCCCACTCCCAGACACCACAGAACGCCTCGCTTAAACTCAAGCCCAATTCAGTCAACCGGTAATCGACATGCGGCGGAATGACCGGATGCACCGTGCGCTGCACCAGTCCGTCGCTCTCCAGTTGCCGCAGGGTTTTGGTCAGCATCTTCTGACTGATGCCGCCCACAAGGTCGCCCAGCCGCGTAAAACGCACCGTGCCGTGTTCAGCCAGTTCCTCTAGGATCAACATGGTCCACTTGTCGGCGACGCGCCCAATCATTTCACGGACCAGAAGCTCAATCTCTGGCCCAGGCTGACCTACCAGGGGCTTCCCCTCCAGCGTGACTTGTTGCTTCGCCTGTAGATTTCCCATCAAAACATCACTCTCCTTTGGGTAAGTATAGAACTTTAGGGTGCCTAATTCTCAATGGAGAGTGATCTCCTTAGACTGATTTTTAGGAGAAATAATATGAATCTGAGAGGCAATACGATCCTTATTACAGGTGGCGGTTCGGGTATTGGATCGGGACTGGCTGAGGCGTTTCACAAGCTCGGCAACACGGTCATCATCGCGGGCCGGAGACAACAAGCCCTCGACGAGGTCACGGCAGCCAACCCTGGCATGAAATCGGTTCGACTCGATGTGGATGATGCCGACTCTATCCGCAGCGTCATGGTGCAGGTCATCCGTGATTTCCCAGCACTGAACGTACTGGTCAACAA
Proteins encoded in this region:
- a CDS encoding MFS transporter, whose product is MTALGDATVSIAVPFLALASSPDAPTQAVGSVVLAGSLPRFLGPVLGSVADRVSPRPLLLLTSLLRAATVGGLAVLALGGAVPLTLLLLGAFLNGLLTTLAYTAGSTFIPRLVDPMQLTRANSLNSGAMMGVPLVGYGLGGSLLHLSGQAGTLGLSALFLLGLALAAPALPRMPAAQQGAPMRPLADLREGWRVLRTSRQLLAMLALSFTLNLAMSLINVRAPVHMQRLGHGAADYAVFEMLLAGGVLLGILLVTPLERRWSLDMLMGWGRWVLTLGTAGLVWPAVGVWWSAALVFGVGLGLLEVAAVTRSQHLVPLVLRGRVIGTLLALNAVGLSLGATLAAWPVATPWLMAGLSGTLLLLALSWPYAVQRSGDTQLQA
- a CDS encoding Type 1 glutamine amidotransferase-like domain-containing protein, encoding MKLLLTSGGITNASIKDALVGMLGKPIADSSALCIPTAQWGHPMCGPASVRRFVTDQTPATMCGLGWKSVGVLELTALPSIGRERWMLWVQATDVLLVDGGDATYLSYWMRESGLAELLPSLPGTVWVGLIAGSMVMTPRIGVDFVEWPSAPDDCTLGIVDFAIFPHLDHPDLPWNTMASATRWAAGMAAPCYAIDDQTAIKVVDGTIEVLSEGQWNRLTP
- a CDS encoding helix-turn-helix domain-containing protein, which codes for MGNLQAKQQVTLEGKPLVGQPGPEIELLVREMIGRVADKWTMLILEELAEHGTVRFTRLGDLVGGISQKMLTKTLRQLESDGLVQRTVHPVIPPHVDYRLTELGLSLSEAFCGVWEWAEKYHGQVAQSRRDFQSVVAAQGLSETSSATSPTAATHTP